In Gulosibacter molinativorax, a single window of DNA contains:
- a CDS encoding GyrI-like domain-containing protein: MANMDNLDLKRVHRELYTAKRGQFTLVEVPELVYLQVDGHGDPNSSAEYGAALQALYTVSYGARRICKTRLERKHTVAPLEGLWTAADMSSFVDRRKDDWDWTMMIAQPDYVTAEIIAEAIEDARAKSLAALDRLRFGSFEEGLSVQTLHVGPYDDEGPVLQRMHEEFIPEQGLEMTGSHHEVYLSDARKTVPEKLRTILRQPVRRRENG; encoded by the coding sequence ATGGCAAACATGGACAACCTCGACCTCAAGCGGGTCCACCGCGAGCTGTACACGGCCAAGCGCGGACAGTTCACGCTCGTCGAGGTGCCGGAGCTGGTATACCTGCAGGTTGACGGCCACGGTGACCCCAACTCGTCGGCCGAGTACGGGGCGGCACTCCAGGCGCTATACACCGTGAGCTACGGCGCACGGAGAATCTGTAAGACTCGTCTCGAGCGGAAGCACACGGTCGCGCCACTCGAGGGCTTGTGGACGGCCGCAGACATGTCCTCGTTCGTCGATCGCCGGAAGGACGATTGGGACTGGACCATGATGATCGCCCAGCCCGATTACGTCACCGCGGAGATCATCGCCGAGGCGATCGAGGATGCGCGGGCCAAGTCGCTCGCGGCGTTAGATCGGCTGCGATTCGGCTCGTTCGAGGAGGGACTCAGCGTGCAGACCCTCCACGTCGGGCCATATGACGATGAGGGCCCGGTGCTGCAGCGAATGCACGAGGAGTTCATTCCGGAGCAGGGGCTCGAGATGACCGGGTCGCACCACGAGGTCTATCTCTCGGATGCGCGAAAAACGGTGCCGGAGAAGCTGCGGACGATCTTGCGGCAGCCGGTTCGGCGACGGGAAAACGGCTAG
- a CDS encoding SufE family protein, translating to MSALPQQLAEIREDFLAVPDADKLTLLLEFSDELPEVPEQYADVEFEQVIECQSPVFITTEVSDDGRVQMFAKAPAEAPTTRGFASILVQGLSGLTTEEILDVPADFPFDLGITKQVSPLRLRGMVGMLGRVKRQVKEHLDRQASQ from the coding sequence ATGAGCGCACTCCCCCAGCAACTCGCTGAGATTCGCGAGGATTTCCTCGCCGTCCCTGATGCCGACAAGCTCACGCTCCTCCTCGAGTTCTCGGATGAGCTGCCCGAAGTCCCCGAGCAGTATGCCGATGTCGAGTTCGAGCAGGTGATTGAGTGCCAGTCACCGGTGTTCATCACGACGGAGGTCTCGGACGACGGTCGCGTGCAGATGTTCGCGAAGGCGCCCGCCGAGGCACCGACCACGCGCGGCTTTGCGTCGATTCTCGTGCAGGGTTTGAGCGGCCTCACCACGGAGGAAATCCTCGACGTCCCTGCCGACTTCCCCTTCGACCTCGGCATCACGAAGCAGGTTTCACCCCTGCGCCTTCGCGGTATGGTCGGGATGCTCGGCCGAGTCAAGCGCCAGGTCAAGGAACACCTCGACCGCCAAGCATCCCAATAA
- a CDS encoding DUF3000 domain-containing protein has translation MPTLGLVVVSLHPVPAEFDRAAESIRAVEFRSDLRVQEIRPPEDLAPNSLALAADVSPGQLEGDSHFGTGRFIMLHDLSEPEAWRGQFRVVCFAQAPLETDIGADAMLPDVAWSWLMDALEEEQADYDFASGTVTVVNSKGFGELTEQGEGSQIEMRASWSPQSDDLAPHVAAWSTLLCMLSGLPPVDSKEVPAIRHIARNHGRG, from the coding sequence TTGCCTACCCTCGGTCTCGTGGTGGTCAGTTTGCATCCAGTACCGGCGGAGTTCGATCGCGCCGCAGAGTCAATCCGGGCGGTCGAGTTCCGGAGCGACCTACGCGTGCAAGAAATTCGGCCGCCCGAAGATCTCGCGCCAAATTCATTGGCGCTCGCCGCCGATGTTAGCCCTGGTCAGCTTGAAGGCGACTCACATTTCGGCACCGGCCGATTCATCATGTTGCACGACCTGTCTGAACCGGAGGCATGGCGCGGACAGTTTCGGGTCGTGTGCTTCGCGCAGGCCCCGCTCGAGACCGATATCGGCGCGGATGCGATGCTCCCCGATGTCGCGTGGTCCTGGCTCATGGATGCGCTCGAGGAGGAGCAGGCAGACTACGACTTCGCGTCGGGCACAGTAACTGTCGTGAACTCGAAGGGCTTCGGCGAACTCACCGAGCAGGGTGAGGGCTCGCAGATCGAGATGCGCGCATCTTGGTCTCCGCAGTCGGACGACCTCGCACCGCACGTCGCGGCGTGGAGCACCCTGCTCTGTATGCTGAGTGGCCTGCCGCCCGTCGATTCTAAAGAGGTCCCCGCCATCCGACACATCGCCAGGAACCATGGCCGCGGTTGA
- a CDS encoding HRDC domain-containing protein, producing the protein MAAVDARREARGDLDVIDTEAELAAGIDRLQSGHGPVAIDTERASGFRYSDRAYLVQIFRRGTGTLLIDPIPFGSLANVAEVIQGEQWILHAATQDLPCMREIDLNPTNLFDTELASRLLGKDRVGLGAVVEDQLGIELAKAHSADDWSTRPLPTSWLAYAALDVELLVDVRDRIAEELVDAGKDEWARQEFEYLLNFRPKPQDPERWRRLARGTTLRQPRQLAVARELWFARDEYASETDTAPGRIVPDRALTAAAAALPRTRGQLAALKEFNGRESRSQLDRWWAAVERGLETTDLPKRTTRTGNGIPHPKSWEHKRPEAAERFKAARPAVAARAEELHVPTDNLLTPAFLRQVCWEPSGESAESISRQLARLGAREWQINITAPIIADAFVDAQ; encoded by the coding sequence ATGGCCGCGGTTGATGCCCGCCGCGAGGCGCGAGGCGACCTCGACGTCATCGACACCGAGGCCGAGCTCGCAGCCGGAATCGACCGGCTCCAATCGGGCCACGGCCCTGTCGCGATCGACACGGAACGAGCCTCCGGATTCCGCTACTCCGACCGCGCCTACCTCGTGCAAATCTTCCGCCGCGGCACCGGCACGCTACTGATCGACCCCATCCCGTTCGGCTCACTCGCGAATGTCGCCGAGGTGATTCAGGGCGAGCAGTGGATACTCCACGCGGCGACGCAGGATCTCCCGTGCATGCGCGAGATCGATCTCAACCCCACGAACCTGTTCGACACCGAACTCGCCTCGCGCCTCCTCGGGAAAGACCGGGTCGGCCTCGGCGCGGTCGTCGAGGACCAGCTCGGCATCGAGCTTGCCAAAGCGCACTCGGCAGACGACTGGTCGACCAGGCCCCTTCCGACCTCGTGGCTGGCGTATGCTGCGCTCGACGTCGAGCTACTCGTGGATGTGCGAGACCGCATCGCGGAGGAGCTCGTGGATGCGGGCAAGGACGAGTGGGCGCGACAGGAGTTCGAGTACCTCCTCAACTTCCGGCCGAAGCCGCAGGATCCCGAACGCTGGCGACGCCTCGCTCGAGGCACGACGCTGCGCCAACCGCGGCAGCTCGCGGTGGCACGGGAGCTGTGGTTCGCGCGCGACGAGTACGCAAGCGAGACCGACACGGCTCCGGGGCGGATCGTGCCTGACCGCGCGCTCACCGCCGCAGCGGCGGCGCTCCCCCGCACTCGCGGACAGCTCGCGGCGCTGAAGGAATTCAACGGGCGGGAATCGCGCTCACAGCTCGATCGCTGGTGGGCCGCCGTCGAGCGAGGCCTTGAGACCACCGATCTACCAAAGCGAACAACGAGGACCGGCAACGGGATCCCGCATCCGAAGAGTTGGGAACACAAGCGGCCCGAGGCCGCCGAACGCTTCAAGGCGGCGCGTCCCGCCGTGGCTGCACGTGCCGAGGAACTGCACGTTCCCACGGACAACCTCCTCACCCCCGCATTCCTTAGGCAGGTGTGCTGGGAGCCCTCCGGCGAGAGCGCTGAATCGATTTCTCGTCAGCTCGCTAGGCTTGGAGCGCGCGAGTGGCAAATCAACATCACTGCACCGATCATTGCCGACGCATTTGTTGACGCCCAATAA
- the dxs gene encoding 1-deoxy-D-xylulose-5-phosphate synthase, with protein sequence MGSSILPNIHGPEDLRSLSSRELRMLASEIREFLIEHVSRSGGHLGPNLGVVELTLAIHRVFESPRDAIIFDTGHQSYVHKLVTGRQDFDGLRERDGLAGYPQRTESEHDIVESSHASSSLSWADGISRAWHIAGEDDRTVVTVIGDGALTGGMTWEALNNISDDNSRRMVIVVNDNGRSYAPTIGGVARFLNRVRTDQTYTDLQRRSGEAFSRVGGKLGRSVFRAVRGGMHGFLSRFSNVDRLYSNLDIKYLGPIDGHDQLALEEALQQAKRYPGPVIVHAITEKGHGYRPATEDRNDQFHAVGQIDPATGSPLRAATGESWTSVFGAEMVQLSHEREDIVGVTAAMLRPVGLAPMKAAFPDRVLDVGIAEQHAVASAAGMAYGGLHPVVAIYATFMNRAFDQVLMDVALHKAPVTFALDRAGVTGPDGPSHHGMWDLALFQIVPGMRVAAPRDATRLREELREAVAVDDGPTLLRYSKGQVGSEIEAVVRLADGVDILRAGSSPDVLIVSVGSMAEIALEVAEFVEAQGISVTVVDPRWVVPVAASVIDLARDHRLVVSIEDGVKVGGVGTRIRQSLREAEVDTPVTELGLPDAFLEHASRGQILEDAGLTSRQIARDVVDQVLGTRIPHARPEVPSVDKFADEAVITDFDQVSQLNRSRPLE encoded by the coding sequence GTGGGTAGCTCGATCCTTCCGAATATTCACGGGCCCGAAGATCTCCGGTCACTCAGCTCGCGCGAGCTTCGCATGCTGGCCAGCGAGATTCGCGAATTCCTGATCGAGCATGTCTCCCGCAGCGGCGGGCACCTGGGTCCGAACCTCGGGGTCGTCGAGCTCACCCTCGCAATACACCGCGTGTTCGAGTCGCCGCGCGACGCGATCATCTTCGACACCGGTCACCAGTCGTACGTGCACAAGCTTGTCACGGGCCGGCAGGACTTCGACGGACTCCGTGAGCGCGACGGCCTCGCGGGCTACCCGCAGCGCACCGAATCGGAACACGACATCGTCGAGTCCTCGCACGCATCCAGCTCGCTGAGCTGGGCCGACGGCATCTCGCGCGCGTGGCATATCGCGGGGGAGGACGATCGCACGGTCGTCACGGTGATCGGCGACGGCGCGCTCACCGGCGGCATGACGTGGGAGGCGCTCAACAATATCTCGGACGACAACAGCCGCCGCATGGTCATCGTCGTGAACGACAACGGTCGTTCATACGCACCCACGATTGGCGGAGTCGCACGCTTCCTCAACCGGGTGCGCACCGACCAGACCTATACCGACCTGCAGCGGCGCTCCGGCGAGGCTTTTTCGCGGGTAGGCGGCAAGCTTGGACGCAGCGTGTTTCGCGCGGTCCGGGGCGGGATGCACGGCTTCCTCTCGCGCTTTTCAAACGTCGACCGGCTCTATTCGAACCTCGACATCAAATACCTCGGGCCAATCGACGGTCACGATCAGCTCGCACTCGAGGAGGCGCTGCAGCAGGCGAAGCGCTACCCGGGCCCGGTCATCGTGCACGCGATCACGGAGAAGGGGCACGGATACCGCCCCGCGACCGAGGACCGAAACGACCAGTTCCACGCTGTCGGGCAGATCGACCCCGCGACGGGTTCGCCGCTGCGCGCTGCGACCGGCGAGTCGTGGACAAGCGTATTCGGCGCGGAAATGGTCCAGCTCTCTCACGAGCGAGAGGACATCGTCGGCGTCACCGCGGCGATGCTGCGGCCGGTTGGCCTCGCGCCGATGAAGGCCGCGTTTCCCGATCGTGTCTTGGATGTGGGCATCGCCGAGCAACACGCGGTCGCCTCGGCCGCGGGCATGGCCTACGGCGGGCTACATCCAGTCGTCGCGATCTACGCGACCTTCATGAACCGCGCGTTCGACCAGGTGCTCATGGACGTCGCGCTCCACAAGGCGCCCGTCACTTTCGCGCTCGACCGGGCCGGGGTCACCGGTCCGGATGGTCCGAGTCATCACGGGATGTGGGATCTCGCGCTCTTTCAGATCGTGCCGGGGATGCGCGTTGCGGCTCCGCGCGACGCCACCCGGCTGCGCGAGGAACTTCGCGAGGCCGTGGCCGTCGATGATGGCCCGACGCTGCTGCGCTACTCGAAGGGTCAGGTGGGCAGCGAGATCGAGGCGGTTGTACGGCTCGCGGACGGCGTCGATATTCTGCGTGCCGGCTCGAGTCCCGACGTGCTGATCGTGTCAGTCGGGTCGATGGCCGAAATCGCACTCGAAGTCGCCGAGTTCGTCGAGGCGCAGGGGATCAGCGTCACCGTCGTCGACCCACGCTGGGTCGTGCCCGTCGCCGCATCAGTCATCGACCTCGCCCGCGACCACCGCCTCGTCGTGTCCATCGAGGACGGCGTGAAGGTCGGCGGCGTCGGCACGCGCATCCGGCAGTCGCTTCGCGAGGCCGAGGTCGACACGCCCGTGACCGAGCTCGGGCTGCCCGATGCCTTCCTCGAGCACGCTTCGCGCGGGCAGATTCTCGAGGATGCGGGACTCACCTCCCGGCAGATCGCTCGCGACGTCGTCGACCAGGTACTCGGCACGCGCATCCCACACGCTCGGCCCGAGGTGCCGAGCGTGGACAAGTTCGCCGACGAGGCAGTGATTACGGATTTTGATCAGGTATCGCAGCTGAATCGGAGCCGGCCGCTGGAGTAG
- a CDS encoding dihydrofolate reductase family protein, whose translation MAIAIDAMPDPERLRVLASRSGTAPQELDLRDPAVDERIRELYSPPRPHWVRMNMIGSLNGRVTGSDGTSDSLSNRADRRILSVIRRMSDAIVVGAETVRNERHLSTKPTWLCVVTASGNLTGHRISEADAAESVLVCCPPDARGEVERTMPGAQIQALEPQGGRIALEEVIAALRERDLHQIVVEGGNRLISQFLDEGRLNEICLTQAPVFAPNEATSLPGSVAGTKFERELLLEDSAEFIYQRLVTTL comes from the coding sequence GTGGCGATTGCAATCGACGCGATGCCAGACCCGGAGCGCCTGCGGGTGCTGGCGTCGCGCAGCGGTACTGCACCGCAGGAACTCGACCTCCGCGATCCTGCGGTTGATGAGCGCATCCGCGAGCTCTATTCCCCGCCGCGCCCGCACTGGGTGCGGATGAATATGATCGGTTCCCTCAACGGTCGGGTGACGGGGTCGGACGGTACCTCCGACTCGCTCTCGAATCGCGCCGACCGTCGCATCCTCTCGGTGATTCGGCGCATGAGTGACGCGATCGTCGTCGGCGCCGAGACGGTCCGCAACGAGCGGCACCTCTCGACCAAGCCGACGTGGCTGTGCGTGGTCACCGCTTCCGGGAATCTCACGGGCCATCGCATCTCCGAGGCGGATGCGGCGGAGTCAGTACTCGTGTGCTGCCCTCCGGATGCGCGTGGAGAGGTCGAGCGCACCATGCCCGGGGCACAGATTCAGGCGCTCGAGCCGCAGGGCGGGCGCATCGCGCTCGAGGAAGTAATCGCAGCGCTCCGCGAGCGCGATCTCCACCAGATCGTGGTCGAAGGCGGCAATCGGCTCATCAGCCAGTTCCTCGATGAGGGGCGCCTCAACGAGATCTGCCTCACGCAGGCCCCCGTGTTCGCGCCCAATGAGGCGACCTCGCTTCCCGGGTCGGTCGCGGGCACGAAATTCGAGCGCGAGCTTCTCCTCGAGGACTCGGCCGAGTTCATCTACCAGCGACTGGTCACGACGCTCTAG
- a CDS encoding NfeD family protein, producing the protein MEWLREFAWLAWIGAALLLGLVEVASLDFVFVMLMVGALAASGTAFFGGTLVAQVLVFAGVSALLLMVVRPIALRKLKPAGPGELTNADAYVGRDGEVLETVTGRDGLIKVIGETWSARSYDPDKTVAVGQKIRIVRIDGATAIVEEAS; encoded by the coding sequence ATGGAGTGGTTACGCGAGTTCGCATGGCTCGCCTGGATCGGCGCCGCGCTCCTTCTCGGCCTCGTGGAGGTCGCGTCGCTCGACTTCGTGTTCGTAATGCTCATGGTTGGTGCGCTGGCCGCCTCGGGCACGGCATTCTTCGGCGGCACGCTCGTCGCCCAGGTGCTCGTGTTCGCCGGGGTCTCGGCGCTCCTGCTGATGGTCGTGCGACCGATCGCGCTGCGCAAGCTCAAGCCGGCGGGACCTGGCGAGCTCACGAACGCCGACGCGTACGTGGGGCGCGACGGCGAAGTACTCGAGACCGTGACCGGCCGCGACGGTCTCATCAAGGTCATCGGCGAGACCTGGAGCGCGCGCAGTTACGACCCAGACAAGACCGTGGCCGTCGGTCAAAAGATTCGCATCGTCCGCATTGACGGCGCGACCGCGATCGTTGAGGAGGCATCCTGA
- a CDS encoding thiolase family protein, protein MYWQTRADDLVVKAMRALIERNPEIPTDRYDDVAIAATTQQGDQGLTLGRTSALLAGLPNSVPGLAIDRMCAGAMTAASLMGGAIGFGQYDVAIAGGVEHMGRHPMGLDADPNPRFVSEGIVEADALNMGKTAERLHDRFPELTKERADHFAMRSQQKVAAAYGARKFERDLVPVALESTNGWGLATRDEHLRPDTTMEGLRDLKTPFRPHGKVTAGNASPLTDGATASILASKQAVKKLGLKPRMRLVSFGFAGVQPEVMGLGPIPSTERALERAGLKIDDIGLFELNEAFAVQVLSFLDHFGIADDDPSVNPYGGAIAMGHPLAASGVRLMMQLANQFEEHPEVRYGVTAMCVGLGQGGTMIWENPNWNRKKHARAGK, encoded by the coding sequence ATGTACTGGCAGACGCGCGCCGATGACCTCGTGGTCAAGGCAATGCGCGCCCTGATCGAGCGAAACCCCGAAATCCCCACCGATCGATACGACGACGTGGCGATCGCCGCGACCACCCAGCAGGGTGACCAGGGGCTAACTCTCGGCCGCACCTCGGCGCTGCTCGCGGGTCTGCCCAACAGCGTTCCTGGGCTTGCAATCGACCGAATGTGCGCCGGTGCGATGACCGCAGCGTCGCTCATGGGCGGTGCGATCGGCTTCGGCCAGTACGACGTCGCCATCGCCGGTGGGGTTGAGCACATGGGCCGCCACCCGATGGGTCTCGACGCCGATCCGAACCCGCGCTTCGTCTCGGAGGGAATCGTCGAAGCCGACGCCCTCAACATGGGCAAGACCGCCGAGCGCCTCCACGACCGTTTCCCGGAGCTCACGAAGGAGCGCGCCGACCACTTCGCGATGCGCTCGCAGCAGAAGGTCGCCGCGGCCTACGGCGCCCGCAAGTTCGAGCGCGATCTCGTGCCGGTGGCCCTCGAATCCACGAACGGATGGGGCCTCGCGACGCGCGATGAGCATCTGCGTCCCGACACCACGATGGAGGGGCTGCGCGACCTGAAGACCCCGTTCCGCCCGCACGGAAAAGTAACCGCTGGCAACGCCTCGCCGCTCACCGACGGGGCGACCGCATCCATCCTCGCGTCGAAGCAGGCCGTCAAGAAACTCGGCCTCAAGCCCCGGATGCGCCTGGTCTCCTTCGGTTTCGCGGGCGTCCAGCCCGAGGTCATGGGCCTCGGGCCCATCCCGTCGACCGAGCGCGCGCTCGAGCGTGCCGGACTCAAGATCGACGACATCGGGCTCTTCGAACTCAACGAAGCCTTCGCCGTGCAGGTGCTCTCGTTCCTCGACCACTTCGGTATCGCGGATGACGACCCGTCGGTGAACCCCTACGGCGGCGCGATCGCGATGGGACACCCCCTCGCCGCGAGCGGCGTGCGCCTCATGATGCAGCTCGCCAACCAGTTCGAAGAGCACCCTGAAGTCCGTTACGGCGTCACCGCAATGTGCGTCGGCCTCGGCCAGGGCGGCACGATGATCTGGGAAAACCCGAACTGGAACCGCAAGAAGCACGCACGAGCAGGAAAGTAG
- a CDS encoding alpha/beta hydrolase family protein has product MARSIRWPLNLCAFLAGSAGLTYAGLGGLGVLLAQNVVTSRPTAPENVHVYAVNEDPSTPGSGTIELQRTLESEQAGQYTLSWAHGLGRAILDETVDATATTVTRRFHGVDGIPIRGTKRLRVMSAPQRGIKDLGLPWEEVTYPTELGPAVAWQIPATEPKPGHWIIHVHGRGATRVEPLRTVPLAAARGWNSLVITYRNDRGAPSAPGGHYGLGLTEWRDVDAAIEWAVGRGARRILLVGWSMGGTIVTQTYFRSRYSPLVEGIMLESPGVDWRATLEYQPIVRRVPDESKRFANWLLSSQAGRLFLQLKEPINLDEVDLVARAHEVDVPVLLLHSAGDTVVPVGPSRTLAKTIPEFVEYEEFAGARHVRLWNREPQRWERVVGQWLDERG; this is encoded by the coding sequence ATGGCTCGATCGATCAGGTGGCCGCTCAACCTTTGCGCGTTTCTCGCGGGATCCGCGGGCCTCACCTATGCGGGCCTCGGCGGGCTCGGGGTCTTGCTCGCGCAGAATGTCGTGACGAGCCGCCCAACCGCACCGGAGAACGTGCACGTGTATGCGGTCAACGAGGATCCGAGCACGCCCGGTTCAGGCACGATTGAGCTGCAGCGGACGCTCGAGTCCGAGCAGGCCGGCCAGTACACGCTCTCGTGGGCGCACGGCCTCGGGCGTGCCATCCTCGACGAGACCGTCGACGCGACTGCGACGACCGTGACGCGAAGGTTTCACGGGGTGGACGGCATCCCGATTCGGGGCACGAAGCGGCTGCGCGTGATGTCGGCGCCGCAGCGGGGCATCAAGGATCTCGGTCTGCCGTGGGAGGAAGTCACCTACCCGACCGAGCTTGGCCCTGCGGTTGCGTGGCAGATCCCCGCGACCGAGCCGAAACCCGGCCACTGGATCATTCACGTGCACGGCCGCGGCGCAACCCGAGTCGAGCCGCTGCGCACCGTGCCGCTGGCCGCGGCGCGCGGCTGGAACTCGCTCGTCATCACTTACCGAAACGACCGCGGGGCGCCCTCCGCGCCCGGAGGTCACTACGGCCTCGGGCTCACCGAGTGGCGGGACGTAGATGCGGCGATCGAGTGGGCGGTCGGTCGTGGCGCGCGGCGCATCCTGCTTGTCGGTTGGTCGATGGGCGGGACGATCGTGACCCAGACGTATTTCCGTTCGCGATACAGTCCGCTAGTGGAGGGCATCATGCTCGAGTCGCCCGGCGTCGACTGGCGCGCGACGCTCGAGTATCAGCCGATCGTGCGCCGGGTCCCCGATGAATCGAAGCGATTCGCGAACTGGCTGCTGAGTTCACAGGCCGGTCGGCTGTTTCTGCAGCTGAAGGAGCCGATCAACCTCGACGAGGTCGACCTCGTCGCCCGTGCCCACGAGGTCGATGTGCCGGTGCTCCTGCTGCACTCCGCGGGCGACACCGTCGTGCCGGTCGGCCCCAGCCGCACGCTCGCGAAGACAATTCCCGAGTTCGTCGAGTACGAGGAATTCGCGGGTGCCCGGCACGTTCGGCTCTGGAATCGCGAGCCACAGCGATGGGAGCGCGTGGTCGGGCAGTGGTTGGATGAGCGGGGCTGA
- a CDS encoding sulfurtransferase: MSIEIDPHPKFAEYAHPERLVSTQWLAENLDRKGLVVVESDEDVLLYDTGHIPGSVKIDWHTDLNDEVVRDYVDGESFAKLLGGLGIARNDTVVIYGDRSNWWAAYALWVFTLFGHEDVRLLDGGRDKWIAEGRELTREVPSRELVEYPIIERNDAPIRATREHVLEHLEASGPLLDVRSPLEYSGERTTMPDYPDEGALRGGHIPTAKSVPWARAAAEDSTFKTRAELEAIYQDELGYKPEEDLIAYCRIGERSSHTWFVLQHLLGFENVRNYDGSWTEWGSLVGVPIVKGEEPGELKTR, translated from the coding sequence GTGAGCATTGAAATTGATCCGCACCCGAAGTTTGCCGAGTACGCGCACCCCGAGCGGCTCGTGTCGACGCAGTGGCTGGCCGAAAACCTCGACCGCAAGGGCCTCGTCGTCGTCGAGTCCGACGAAGACGTGCTGTTGTACGACACCGGTCACATCCCGGGATCGGTGAAGATCGACTGGCACACCGACCTCAACGATGAAGTCGTGCGCGATTACGTGGACGGTGAATCGTTCGCGAAGCTCCTCGGCGGGCTCGGCATCGCCCGTAACGACACGGTCGTGATCTACGGCGACCGGTCGAACTGGTGGGCTGCGTACGCGCTCTGGGTGTTCACCCTCTTCGGCCACGAGGATGTGCGACTCCTCGACGGCGGCCGCGACAAGTGGATCGCGGAGGGTCGCGAGCTGACCCGAGAGGTACCGAGCCGCGAGCTCGTCGAGTATCCGATCATCGAGCGCAACGACGCACCCATTCGCGCTACTCGCGAGCACGTGCTCGAGCACCTCGAAGCGAGCGGCCCGCTTCTCGATGTCCGCAGCCCGCTCGAATACTCGGGCGAACGCACGACGATGCCGGACTACCCCGACGAGGGCGCGCTCCGTGGCGGCCACATCCCGACCGCGAAGAGCGTGCCGTGGGCACGCGCCGCGGCCGAGGACAGTACGTTCAAGACTCGTGCCGAGCTGGAGGCCATCTACCAGGACGAGCTCGGCTACAAGCCCGAAGAAGACCTGATCGCATACTGCCGCATCGGCGAACGCTCGAGCCACACGTGGTTCGTGCTGCAGCACCTCCTCGGTTTCGAGAATGTGCGCAATTACGACGGTTCCTGGACAGAGTGGGGTTCGCTCGTCGGTGTGCCGATCGTGAAGGGCGAAGAGCCGGGAGAGCTGAAGACCCGATGA
- a CDS encoding SPFH domain-containing protein, translating into MPGFTVGDIVLFVVLLLVILFTVVVLARAVRIVPQATALIIERLGRYNRTLHPGLHFIIPFIDRARANVDLREQVVSFPPQPVITSDNLVVSIDTVIFFQPTDPKAATYEIASYIQGIEQLTVTTLRNVIGSLDLEETLTSRDRINSQLRGVLDDATGRWGIRVNRVELKAIDPPPSVQESMEKQMRAERDRRATILNAEGIKQSEILRAEGDKQAQILRAEGNAQAQILEAQGEARAILQVFDAIHRGNADSKLLAYQYLQTLPEIAKGDSNTMWIVPSELAKALQGVADALGTQVPGRESDLDAPPSGLRENRQGEHTDIRFEEHGLEDPDEALRKAHKDAATATEEAEVAERSAPGSGARPTAATTPAAGSDSAAIPDQNP; encoded by the coding sequence ATGCCCGGATTTACCGTGGGCGACATTGTCCTGTTCGTCGTCCTGCTACTCGTTATCTTGTTCACCGTGGTCGTTCTTGCACGGGCTGTGCGAATCGTGCCACAGGCCACCGCGCTCATCATCGAGCGACTCGGCCGCTACAACCGGACCCTGCATCCCGGACTTCACTTCATCATCCCGTTTATCGACCGCGCGCGAGCCAATGTCGATCTTCGCGAGCAGGTCGTCTCGTTCCCGCCGCAGCCGGTGATTACCTCCGACAACCTGGTCGTGAGCATCGACACCGTGATCTTCTTCCAGCCGACCGATCCGAAGGCCGCGACCTACGAAATCGCCAGCTATATCCAGGGTATCGAGCAGCTCACCGTCACGACGCTCCGTAACGTCATCGGCTCGCTCGATCTCGAGGAGACCTTGACGAGCCGCGATCGCATCAACAGCCAGCTGCGCGGGGTGCTCGACGATGCGACCGGACGTTGGGGCATCCGAGTGAATCGCGTCGAGCTGAAGGCGATCGATCCGCCGCCGAGCGTGCAGGAGTCGATGGAGAAGCAGATGCGCGCCGAGCGTGACCGGCGCGCGACGATTCTCAATGCCGAGGGCATCAAGCAATCCGAGATCCTCCGCGCCGAGGGTGACAAGCAGGCCCAGATCCTCCGCGCCGAAGGTAACGCCCAGGCGCAGATTCTCGAGGCGCAGGGCGAGGCGCGCGCGATCCTGCAGGTGTTCGACGCGATCCACCGCGGGAACGCCGACTCCAAGCTCCTCGCGTACCAGTACTTGCAGACGCTGCCCGAGATCGCGAAGGGTGACTCGAACACGATGTGGATCGTCCCGAGCGAGCTCGCGAAGGCGCTCCAGGGAGTCGCGGATGCGCTCGGCACGCAGGTGCCGGGGAGGGAATCCGACCTCGATGCCCCGCCGAGCGGACTTCGCGAAAACCGGCAGGGCGAGCACACCGACATCCGGTTCGAGGAACACGGGCTCGAGGACCCGGATGAGGCGCTCCGAAAGGCGCACAAGGATGCGGCGACCGCGACCGAGGAGGCAGAGGTCGCCGAGCGGTCCGCGCCGGGTTCGGGCGCTCGCCCGACCGCCGCAACTACTCCAGCGGCCGGCTCCGATTCAGCTGCGATACCTGATCAAAATCCGTAA